In Thiovulum sp. ES, one DNA window encodes the following:
- a CDS encoding Protein of unknown function (DUF1566) (PFAM: Protein of unknown function (DUF1566)), whose protein sequence is MKKFFLIFLVSSSLFGGERFQISGDLIKDFRTDLMWQRESSSNTMNWKSAIQYCENLSLGGYRDWRLPHIDELKSIVNYNAYKPATFNRFKLKTTDWHWAITKYNNSSSWIVNFNGGDDGWDRQADDSFAVCVRDL, encoded by the coding sequence ATGAAAAAGTTTTTTCTCATTTTTTTAGTTAGTTCTTCGCTTTTTGGTGGGGAACGATTTCAAATCTCTGGTGATCTCATCAAAGATTTCCGAACCGATTTGATGTGGCAAAGAGAAAGCAGTTCCAACACGATGAATTGGAAAAGTGCCATTCAATATTGCGAAAATTTGTCTCTTGGCGGATACAGGGATTGGAGACTTCCACACATTGACGAATTGAAATCAATTGTCAATTACAATGCATATAAACCAGCAACTTTTAACAGATTTAAACTAAAAACAACAGACTGGCATTGGGCTATAACAAAATATAATAATTCCAGTTCTTGGATTGTCAATTTCAACGGTGGAGACGACGGTTGGGACCGTCAGGCAGACGATAGCTTTGCTGTTTGTGTCCGTGATTTATAA